Below is a window of Synechococcus sp. PCC 7335 DNA.
CTCTATTAGGCAAGCTTTTACTTCTAGCGAAAGCCGAAGCGTGGACGGCGGATTCAGTTCGCTAGGATTGCTTGAATCTAGATGCTGTAAGGTTAGTCGTTTGACATCTCTAACCTTTAGTCCTTTGGGCGCAACGGGGAGATAGTCCCTGCTGGCGTCTATGAAAAATCGACGCCTAAGTAGGAAGTTAACCCACTGTAGGACTTCTCCTTTTTCAAGACTGTAATCGTCAATGCGATCACACACAAACATGAACAGACGTTGAAGTGCTTCTGCGTAGATATCTTCATACAGTAGTTGCAACTGTCCTTGACAAGGCCGGCATAGCTTTTGCGCCTGCAACAAGGTAGTAACCAACTCATTTAAGGCTCTTTGTCTAGCTGCACTTCCTTTGGGTGCATTTTGAGCTGAGACCACAAGTTGCCGTAGATAGATGTCTAGATGAGGCTGTTCAAAACGGGTAGATAAGTCCATTGTTTTGGTTGCCGAGACAGGTTTTCAGTACACGAAGATCAACTAGTGCAATCAGCTTCTCGTACATCACTCTCAAATTTGAAGGTTCTTTCTCGAGTGTATTTTCTGCTAATTCTCTCTAGCTGAAAATCTTTATCAGATAATTCAAGGACTTCCAACCAGGAACAACTAAGCATCCAGTGAAAGTTTGGAGTACTCTTTGCTGGTCTATAGTCCTATTTAAGCAATAGAAAAGCTAAGTAAAGGATAGAAAAGCTAGCTTTTAGCTGGGTTACTTCATAGCTAATCAGAGTTTAGACATTCAAGAATCTATGATTGACTTGGGAATGACTACTATAAATTAACGGCAGCAGACACGTCGGATAGTGTTACACCATCGGGTTGTTGTCAAACAACCCGCGACTCTAAGAGAGCCGATTAGCTCAATTAGAATGCTTACTACTTACTGCAAAGCTTTGCAGAGCGGCATCATTACTCTAAAAGAAAGATGTGATGTACACTCGTCTCTATTTGTTACACTTTATCTTCATTGATCACAATATGGCTATGGATCATAATCAACTTCGCTATGAGAATTTGGACTGTCTTTAGATATAAGAGTAGCAGAGCTATCTTTAGTTCTTACTTCGCTATGGCTAGTGTTGACTCTATATAAAAGCAGTTTCTGAAGATCGAGTGGTGAGACTGATGTAGTCGGCATATCCGCATAGGCTACAGCGCTTGTTGAAAGTGTGACAGCGATGGCGGAGAGTATAAGACGTTGTGCAGGATGTATTGTCGACATAGGAATTACCTGGAATGTGTACGCAAGAATGTATAAGTCATGAACAACACCTTAGGTTGTGTTCTCTATATCTATTCAATTGTCCGAAGGACTACGATCAGGGTTAAGAAGGGCTAACTTATGGCTGACTTACTAACCCAGCAGTCAAATAGACCCTAAGTCGCTGTTCAAAGGTTGGCCAGATTGAGCATCGACTAAGACGTGCTGAAGGGACTTAATACGGGCAGCGCTAAAGAAGACACTGTTGACGCACTAGATTCTAAACGCCAGACCAACACAAAACCTTCGGTCTAGCTAAGAAGCTAATATCGAATTCACTGAGATTGAGATGTTATTTTAGAGTTCGCCAACAGTATCAGCGAAGCAGTATCTCCCTTTTGTTGACTTGATGTTCTTTGCCAAAGAGTTTGTCCTATCCACAGGGACTATTGCGTCTAAGCGCTATAGCCGTGGTAATCGAAATATGCTTTCGATCTTTGTTGAATTTGTTTTGCTCGCTTTTGCACTTCTGGCAATATGTTAAGCGATCGCGCCTTGATAACCTCTGAGTAGTCTAAACTTGAGCCGTCTCCTAGGCTCAAGAAAGTCATGATCTGTTTGATAGTAGACGCTGGTGCAGCGCATAAGTCCTCATACCTAATAGAAATGTATTCCTCAGAAGGGAGTTCGCTAATATTGTTCATGAAGTAAGTGGTTGCTTCTACCGATGCTTGTATAGAGCGACGTCGCCCTATACCCAAGTGCTTAGAGGATAGAACCCTGACCAAACTACGCTTAATAGGATTACTGAATATCTCCCGGTAGATGGGCGCAATTAAAGCGGTGTATTCGTTCCAGTCATAGATCACACTGCGCGAAGCCTTTAATTTAGAGCTAATAACATGAACAGGATGGCGATGAATAAAAATAAACCTTGTACCAGGAACAAGCTGCCTGACCCGTAAGAACTGGGGAAAGTCCCAGGGATTTTTTAGCAGTAGCGGTTTGGCTGGGTCAGAAATAGCTTGAATCTTACGGCATAGCTGCTGAAAGGTAGGCAAGTTTCTTGGCGTTATGAACAGCTTGTCACTGGCTACATTCTTCAAGATAAACCCGTATTCTTCAGGCAGGTTTGGCGTTGCCGCAACCTGGTCAATCTTGCGATCACTTATTCCTAATGCGTTAAAGTGATTCTTTAATTCCTGAATAGCCTGCTTTTCCTTTTGATTGACATAGTTAACGTCAGTTCGGGTTAAGCAGCAGGGGGAAGTTCCCATTCCATATGGAGAGAAGGCTTCTTCGGTTGGTGGCAATAAGCAATCAGTCCACAGAGGATGTTGACCCAGCAGTTGACCGGACTACGGTGACGAGAATGCTCTATCTGCGAAATGTTCTTCAGTTGGTCGATAATCGTTTCGATGATGGAACGTTTGCGCGAGAGTAGCTTGTCAGTTAGCCGCAC
It encodes the following:
- a CDS encoding sulfotransferase; the encoded protein is MGTSPCCLTRTDVNYVNQKEKQAIQELKNHFNALGISDRKIDQVAATPNLPEEYGFILKNVASDKLFITPRNLPTFQQLCRKIQAISDPAKPLLLKNPWDFPQFLRVRQLVPGTRFIFIHRHPVHVISSKLKASRSVIYDWNEYTALIAPIYREIFSNPIKRSLVRVLSSKHLGIGRRRSIQASVEATTYFMNNISELPSEEYISIRYEDLCAAPASTIKQIMTFLSLGDGSSLDYSEVIKARSLNILPEVQKRAKQIQQRSKAYFDYHGYSA